One Candidatus Rokuibacteriota bacterium genomic region harbors:
- a CDS encoding tyrosine-type recombinase/integrase, giving the protein MYGRFIGYPTLKPHDLRHGVAMEVLEQHHDLEEVRALLGHSRIDTTQVYASIRPPQLKRAMAFYETQAVRMLGT; this is encoded by the coding sequence GTGTACGGCCGGTTCATCGGCTACCCGACGCTGAAGCCGCACGATCTGCGGCACGGCGTCGCCATGGAGGTGCTGGAACAGCATCATGACCTCGAGGAGGTGCGGGCGCTGCTCGGGCATTCGCGCATCGATACCACCCAAGTCTACGCGAGCATCCGGCCGCCGCAGCTGAAGCGAGCGATGGCATTTTACGAGACGCAAGCCGTGCGGATGCTGGGCACGTGA